Proteins from one Planctomyces sp. SH-PL62 genomic window:
- a CDS encoding TadE/TadG family type IV pilus assembly protein, with product MRRVRSGKSSRRGAAALELALLLPPLCFLCVITIDFARAFADVMTLAECARVGAIRGATRTDKPVSYGEVQADALARAVDLETPPTIELRQGTDLAGGAYVEVAARYTLHPLFPYPGVPDSISITRTVRMRRPPGDPNPGA from the coding sequence ATGCGTCGCGTGAGGTCCGGGAAGTCGAGTCGTCGGGGCGCGGCGGCGCTCGAGCTGGCCTTGCTGCTCCCGCCGCTCTGCTTCCTCTGCGTGATCACGATCGACTTCGCCCGCGCCTTCGCCGACGTCATGACGTTGGCCGAGTGCGCCCGCGTCGGGGCGATTCGCGGCGCGACGCGCACCGACAAGCCGGTGTCGTACGGGGAGGTGCAGGCGGACGCGCTGGCCCGGGCCGTCGACCTGGAGACGCCCCCGACCATCGAGCTCCGCCAGGGGACGGACCTCGCGGGGGGGGCCTACGTCGAGGTGGCGGCGCGTTACACCCTCCACCCCCTGTTCCCGTATCCGGGGGTCCCCGATTCGATCTCCATCACCCGGACCGTCCGGATGAGGCGCCCCCCTGGTGACCCGAACCCAGGAGCTTGA
- a CDS encoding TadE family protein: MMRRNRQGRGRRGIVLVEAAVVYPVLLTLLLGTFVLGLGIFRYHQVTYLACEAARWASVRGKEFQAEAKQPAPTSATMLQFARDKAVGMDATALTGELLMTSSTATVTLRYQWVPEAYLPAVTFRSTATSPISY, encoded by the coding sequence ATGATGAGGCGAAACCGTCAAGGCCGGGGTCGTCGGGGAATCGTGCTCGTGGAGGCCGCCGTCGTCTATCCGGTCCTCCTGACGCTCCTCCTGGGGACCTTCGTCCTCGGCCTCGGGATCTTCCGCTACCACCAGGTCACTTACCTGGCCTGCGAGGCCGCGCGGTGGGCCTCCGTGCGGGGGAAGGAGTTCCAGGCGGAGGCGAAACAGCCGGCGCCGACGAGCGCCACAATGCTGCAATTCGCCAGGGACAAGGCGGTCGGGATGGACGCGACCGCGCTGACCGGCGAGCTCCTCATGACGTCGAGCACGGCGACCGTGACGCTTCGGTATCAGTGGGTGCCGGAGGCTTATCTTCCGGCCGTCACGTTCAGGAGCACCGCGACCTCGCCGATCTCGTACTGA
- a CDS encoding pilus assembly protein TadG-related protein, which produces MMIRDAIVNRRGARRGAVAVVAAFCLIPLIGVLALVFDAGLLMAECRRAQAAADSASFAAICAYQAAVVANNGQSPQAAAVAAAQDYAAANGFSAGPGATVTVRSPISPSRYAGRTGAFEVVIVSHQPRFFSAIWGGAPIDVSARAVSYLKPNAPPAVVLLNAKDQASLSVAGSARIIAPGEVQVKSNHLKAATINNMGYVEAPVLRIGGGLDLYSGSNTDKVGSVQPWSDPAAIVDPRASLARPTTSGLATRQAPSGWNPTNPFPIDPGVYENGLNLSSGGMNYTLNPGVYYIRNGDFVVSNGVRATGNGVMIYLDNGNLSIQGGNGTTLNPPTSGPYEGISIFQRSDKNPVTGDYTPRTISIANGTNNQIGGVIYAPGAAANFAGGSNNKYGTQLIVNKLNLSNNAVVTIPQWAGPAKVTYHLVE; this is translated from the coding sequence ATGATGATCCGCGATGCGATCGTGAACCGACGCGGCGCCCGGCGCGGGGCCGTCGCCGTCGTGGCGGCGTTCTGCCTGATCCCCCTGATCGGGGTCCTGGCGCTGGTCTTCGACGCCGGCCTGCTGATGGCCGAATGCCGCCGGGCGCAGGCGGCGGCCGACTCGGCGTCGTTCGCGGCCATCTGCGCCTACCAGGCGGCGGTCGTGGCGAACAACGGCCAGTCCCCCCAGGCGGCGGCCGTCGCCGCGGCCCAGGACTACGCGGCGGCCAACGGCTTCTCGGCCGGCCCAGGTGCCACGGTGACCGTCCGATCCCCGATATCGCCGAGCCGGTACGCAGGCAGGACCGGGGCCTTCGAGGTCGTAATCGTCTCCCACCAGCCCCGGTTCTTCAGCGCGATCTGGGGCGGCGCCCCGATCGACGTCTCCGCCCGCGCGGTCTCCTACCTCAAGCCCAACGCCCCCCCCGCGGTCGTCCTCCTGAACGCGAAGGACCAGGCGAGCCTCTCGGTGGCCGGCAGCGCCCGGATCATCGCCCCGGGCGAGGTCCAGGTGAAGTCGAACCACCTCAAGGCCGCGACCATCAACAACATGGGATACGTCGAGGCGCCGGTCCTCCGGATCGGGGGGGGTCTGGACCTCTACAGCGGCAGCAACACCGACAAGGTCGGCTCGGTCCAGCCCTGGAGCGACCCGGCCGCCATCGTCGACCCCCGGGCGAGCCTCGCCCGGCCGACCACCTCGGGCCTGGCCACCCGCCAGGCCCCCTCGGGCTGGAATCCGACGAACCCCTTCCCGATCGACCCCGGCGTCTACGAGAACGGCCTGAACCTCAGCTCCGGCGGTATGAACTACACCCTGAATCCGGGGGTCTACTACATCCGCAACGGCGACTTCGTCGTCAGCAACGGGGTCCGCGCGACGGGGAACGGGGTGATGATCTACCTGGACAACGGCAACCTCAGCATCCAGGGGGGGAACGGGACCACCCTGAATCCCCCCACCAGCGGCCCCTATGAGGGCATCTCCATCTTCCAGCGATCGGATAAGAACCCGGTCACCGGCGACTACACGCCCCGGACGATCTCGATCGCGAACGGGACGAACAACCAGATCGGAGGGGTGATCTACGCCCCCGGCGCGGCGGCGAACTTCGCGGGGGGCTCGAACAACAAGTACGGCACTCAGTTGATCGTCAACAAGCTGAACCTGTCGAACAACGCCGTCGTCACCATCCCCCAGTGGGCCGGCCCCGCCAAGGTCACTTACCATCTCGTCGAGTGA